From a single Couchioplanes caeruleus genomic region:
- a CDS encoding TetR family transcriptional regulator, producing the protein MNSTDPGVNTSPDGRSKRWADHRERRREDLVDAVIEAIRELGPEPGIDAVAAHAGVSKPVLYRYFQDKSGLWEAVGRRAATAVVEAVAPAVAAVREERDVVAAAIDAYLAYIEADPHLYRFVVHQRGIARERDVVADAIDTVASGLARILGDRLRALGLDSGPALPWAYGIVGYVQTVGDWWLRHQQPISREALATYVTTFLWGGVTGIRTAADTPGGLAATGL; encoded by the coding sequence ATGAACTCCACGGACCCGGGCGTCAACACATCCCCGGACGGGCGCAGCAAACGCTGGGCCGACCATCGCGAGCGCCGCCGCGAGGATCTCGTCGACGCCGTCATCGAGGCGATCCGCGAGCTCGGCCCCGAGCCGGGCATCGATGCGGTCGCCGCGCACGCCGGGGTCAGCAAGCCCGTGCTCTACCGCTACTTCCAGGACAAATCGGGTCTGTGGGAGGCCGTCGGGCGCCGGGCCGCCACCGCGGTGGTCGAGGCCGTCGCCCCGGCCGTGGCCGCCGTACGCGAGGAGCGCGACGTCGTGGCCGCGGCGATCGACGCGTACCTGGCGTACATCGAGGCGGACCCGCACCTGTACCGGTTCGTGGTGCACCAGCGCGGCATCGCCCGCGAGCGCGACGTGGTGGCCGACGCGATCGACACCGTCGCCAGCGGCCTCGCGCGGATCCTCGGCGACCGGCTGCGCGCGCTCGGGCTCGACTCCGGGCCGGCGCTGCCGTGGGCGTACGGCATCGTCGGCTACGTCCAGACGGTCGGCGACTGGTGGCTGCGGCACCAGCAGCCGATCAGCCGCGAGGCGCTGGCGACCTACGTGACCACGTTTCTCTGGGGCGGCGTCACCGGCATCCGGACGGCCGCCGACACACCGGGCGGATTGGCGGCGACGGGACTGTGA
- a CDS encoding DUF4873 domain-containing protein, translated as MSDSDEEYRGEAVIRAGEAAVTVKVRLSVRFEPVEGRYRWGGRAEPDETLSAQLRSGAREVTVRIGEREAPARLGEPDPWGGVRLTGTGRPPWSAAAGA; from the coding sequence GTGAGCGACAGCGACGAGGAATACCGGGGCGAGGCCGTCATCCGGGCCGGGGAGGCGGCGGTCACCGTCAAGGTCCGGCTCTCGGTACGGTTCGAGCCGGTCGAGGGACGCTACCGCTGGGGCGGGCGGGCCGAGCCCGACGAGACGTTGAGCGCGCAGCTGCGCTCCGGCGCGCGGGAGGTGACCGTACGCATCGGCGAGCGCGAGGCGCCGGCGCGGCTGGGCGAGCCCGACCCGTGGGGCGGCGTACGCCTCACCGGGACCGGACGGCCGCCGTGGAGCGCAGCTGCCGGGGCGTGA
- a CDS encoding alpha/beta fold hydrolase has product MRHLTVRGAAVRVHESGDPANPPILLLHGIGRSLEDWLPQHERLSDGWRVISVDLPGFGLSDRMPGPITLASLADGVLATVDALDERRPLHVMGNSLGGAVAMQLLVTAPARVATLTLVNSAGFGKEVAFFLRALAVPGLGRRLMRRMDAKAARRVERSLFVDRALVTPERVEFALRVAARPGYAQVFLETAHALGGFRGIRRPWRDELLAGVAQHPRPTLLIWGDRDLILPATHLAAAQAAFPDARSHLFPDTGHMPQIERADEFADLARLFLTARSEHPA; this is encoded by the coding sequence ATGAGGCATCTGACCGTACGCGGCGCCGCCGTGCGCGTGCACGAGAGCGGCGACCCGGCGAACCCGCCGATCCTGCTGCTGCACGGCATCGGGCGCAGCCTGGAGGACTGGCTGCCGCAGCACGAGCGGCTGTCCGACGGCTGGCGGGTGATCAGCGTGGACCTGCCCGGCTTCGGCCTGTCCGACCGGATGCCCGGGCCGATCACCCTCGCCTCGCTGGCCGACGGCGTGCTGGCCACCGTGGACGCGCTGGACGAGCGGCGGCCGCTGCACGTCATGGGCAATTCGCTCGGCGGCGCGGTCGCGATGCAGCTGCTGGTCACCGCGCCCGCCCGGGTGGCGACGCTGACGCTGGTCAACAGCGCCGGCTTCGGCAAGGAGGTGGCGTTCTTCCTGCGCGCTCTGGCGGTCCCCGGCCTCGGCCGGCGCCTGATGCGGCGCATGGACGCGAAGGCGGCACGCCGGGTCGAACGCAGCCTGTTCGTCGACCGGGCGCTCGTCACCCCGGAACGGGTCGAGTTCGCGCTGCGCGTGGCAGCCCGCCCCGGGTACGCCCAGGTGTTCCTGGAGACCGCGCACGCGCTCGGCGGCTTCCGCGGCATCCGGCGGCCGTGGCGCGACGAGCTGCTCGCGGGAGTCGCCCAGCACCCCCGCCCGACGCTGCTGATCTGGGGCGACCGGGACCTCATCCTGCCGGCCACGCACCTCGCCGCGGCGCAGGCGGCGTTCCCCGACGCCCGGTCCCACCTGTTCCCCGACACCGGGCACATGCCGCAGATCGAACGCGCCGACGAGTTCGCCGACCTGGCCCGGCTGTTCCTCACGGCCCGCTCCGAGCACCCCGCTTAA
- a CDS encoding flavin-containing monooxygenase, translating into MAEHFDVLIIGAGLSGIGAAWRLQRERPGTRYAILEARSAIGGTWDLFRYPGVRSDSDMFTLSYPFRPWRGEKSMAPGDAIRSYIQETAEEGGIMPHIRFDTKVLSAAWADGHWTVTTSQGVLTCNFLYACAGYYDYAQGYQPDFAGLDDFRGTHLHPQFWPEDLDYAGKRVIVIGSGATAVTLVPAMATTAGHVTMLQRSPTYMTVLPERDPVADKLRRWLPSRAAHKVVRAKNILLSQGFYQLARRRPERVKALLRRFALYHLDDPAYLDEHFTPAYQPWDQRLCVVPSGDLFQAIKAGRASVVTAHIDRFVPEGIRLTDGRVLEADVVVSATGLSLLPIGGVQLTVDGTPVEPGKTVAYRGVMLSGVPNFAYCIGYTNASWTLRADLSHRYVCRLLAYMDKHRYTTATPQEKPGPRRPLLDLTSGYVQRALDSFPRQGDRDPWTVRQNYLLDVLTTPRADVRRDMTFSRTPAPVLEEIR; encoded by the coding sequence ATGGCCGAACACTTCGACGTCCTCATCATCGGCGCCGGCCTGTCCGGGATCGGCGCGGCCTGGCGGCTGCAGCGCGAGCGGCCCGGCACCAGGTACGCCATCCTCGAGGCCCGCTCCGCGATCGGCGGCACCTGGGACCTGTTCCGCTACCCCGGGGTGCGCTCGGACTCGGACATGTTCACGCTGAGCTACCCGTTCCGGCCGTGGCGGGGGGAGAAGTCCATGGCCCCGGGCGACGCGATCCGCAGCTACATCCAGGAGACCGCGGAGGAGGGCGGCATCATGCCGCACATCCGCTTCGACACGAAGGTCCTGAGCGCCGCATGGGCCGACGGCCACTGGACGGTAACCACCAGCCAAGGCGTCCTGACCTGCAATTTCCTGTACGCCTGCGCCGGCTACTACGACTACGCGCAGGGCTACCAGCCGGACTTCGCGGGGCTGGACGACTTCCGCGGCACGCATCTGCACCCGCAGTTCTGGCCCGAGGATCTGGACTACGCCGGCAAGCGGGTGATCGTCATCGGCAGCGGCGCGACCGCGGTGACGCTGGTGCCCGCGATGGCCACCACCGCCGGGCACGTGACGATGCTGCAGCGCTCCCCCACGTACATGACCGTGCTGCCCGAGCGCGACCCGGTGGCCGACAAGCTGCGCCGCTGGCTGCCCTCCCGCGCGGCGCACAAGGTGGTCCGCGCCAAGAACATCCTGCTGTCGCAGGGCTTCTACCAGCTCGCCCGGCGGCGCCCCGAGCGCGTCAAGGCCCTGCTGCGGCGCTTCGCCCTGTACCACCTGGACGACCCGGCGTACCTGGACGAGCACTTCACGCCGGCGTACCAGCCGTGGGACCAGCGGCTGTGCGTGGTGCCCAGCGGCGACCTGTTCCAGGCGATCAAGGCCGGCCGCGCCTCGGTGGTCACCGCCCACATCGACCGGTTCGTGCCCGAGGGGATCCGGCTCACCGACGGGCGGGTGCTCGAGGCCGACGTCGTGGTCTCCGCCACCGGGCTGTCGCTGCTGCCCATCGGCGGCGTGCAGCTGACCGTGGACGGCACGCCCGTCGAGCCCGGCAAGACCGTCGCCTACCGCGGCGTGATGCTCAGCGGCGTGCCGAACTTCGCGTACTGCATCGGCTACACCAACGCGTCGTGGACGCTGCGCGCCGACCTCTCCCACCGGTACGTGTGCCGGCTGCTCGCGTACATGGACAAGCACCGCTACACCACGGCCACGCCGCAGGAGAAGCCCGGACCCCGGCGCCCGCTGCTCGACCTGACCTCCGGGTACGTGCAGCGCGCCCTGGACAGCTTCCCGCGGCAGGGCGACCGCGACCCGTGGACCGTCCGGCAGAACTACCTGCTCGACGTGCTCACCACGCCCCGCGCCGATGTACGCCGGGACATGACGTTCAGCCGTACCCCCGCCCCCGTCCTCGAGGAGATCCGTTGA
- a CDS encoding YunG family protein, with the protein MSVTSEEGPAMTDLERLRPVVRAGWGADTCDPHDLPDWHPGNPARGQCGVTALVVQDLLGGELVLGEVFAGGARVGHHYWNRLPDGREVDLTAGQFHPGEVVVGGEVQHRPPDAPRRCRRQYDILRQRVLAALRNDEVRNCAPGS; encoded by the coding sequence ATGAGCGTGACGAGTGAGGAGGGCCCGGCGATGACCGACCTGGAACGGCTGCGCCCGGTGGTGCGAGCCGGCTGGGGAGCGGACACCTGCGACCCGCACGACCTGCCGGACTGGCACCCCGGCAACCCGGCCCGCGGCCAGTGCGGGGTGACCGCGCTGGTCGTGCAGGACCTGCTCGGCGGAGAGCTGGTCCTCGGCGAGGTCTTCGCCGGGGGCGCCCGGGTCGGGCACCACTACTGGAACCGGCTGCCCGACGGCCGCGAGGTGGACCTCACCGCCGGCCAGTTCCACCCCGGTGAGGTCGTCGTGGGAGGCGAGGTGCAGCACCGCCCGCCGGACGCTCCCCGCCGCTGCCGCCGGCAGTACGACATCCTGCGGCAGCGCGTCCTCGCCGCACTGCGGAACGACGAGGTCAGGAACTGCGCGCCCGGAAGCTGA
- a CDS encoding cupin domain-containing protein, with translation MTYPPPLYHGDEGEISAAYRPDGTAPELVYPNGTRVHYLSTGASTGGLFGLYRWECGPDVTGPDPHFHHSLTESFYILSGTMRIYDGRRWIDAEPGDYVHVPAGGIHGFKNESGKPASMLLHFSPGAPREGYFEGLARVAEMSDEERTAFYLEHDNIWVPKS, from the coding sequence GTGACCTACCCACCTCCGCTGTACCACGGGGACGAGGGCGAGATCAGCGCCGCCTACCGCCCGGACGGCACCGCGCCGGAGCTCGTCTACCCCAACGGCACCCGCGTGCACTACCTGTCCACCGGCGCCTCGACCGGCGGCCTGTTCGGCCTCTACCGCTGGGAGTGCGGGCCGGACGTGACCGGGCCGGACCCGCACTTCCACCACTCGCTGACCGAGTCCTTCTACATCCTGTCCGGCACCATGCGCATCTACGACGGCCGCCGCTGGATCGACGCCGAGCCCGGCGACTACGTCCACGTACCGGCCGGCGGCATCCACGGCTTCAAGAACGAGTCCGGCAAGCCGGCATCGATGCTGCTGCACTTCTCCCCGGGCGCGCCGCGGGAGGGCTACTTCGAAGGGCTGGCCCGGGTGGCGGAGATGTCCGACGAGGAACGGACGGCGTTCTACCTCGAGCACGACAACATCTGGGTTCCCAAGAGCTGA
- a CDS encoding AraC family transcriptional regulator produces the protein MESVVRAAGLRGLPALVDSLGGDGAELLARFGVTCAAVESDDAVIPSAAAGLLLEVAAAELGCPDLGLRLAGLQNASVLGPLALAIENSATFGEALEITRRFLFVHSPALTVSQIPDPSGRPGVTGLLYRGTDAEPLPPQVADVGLGLFHRIIVLLHGGPYGLRSVHLPHAALAPVEAYTRFFGAEVRFGRPDAVLRVPAGLASMPVRGGNQVLRDIALDYITSHFPAPGQSVADRVHLLLARSLGSAPVEVAAIARMLRTHPRTLQRRLAAEGSTFDAILDDVRRAAAYRLVTQTDLPFTQVTAMVGLTEQSALSRAVRRWYGVTPRQLRSTAAVRSR, from the coding sequence ATGGAGTCGGTGGTGCGGGCCGCGGGCCTGCGCGGACTGCCCGCGCTGGTGGACAGCCTCGGCGGGGACGGCGCGGAGCTGCTCGCCCGCTTCGGCGTCACCTGCGCCGCGGTGGAGTCCGACGACGCGGTGATCCCGTCGGCCGCGGCCGGGCTGCTGCTCGAGGTGGCCGCGGCGGAGCTCGGCTGCCCGGATCTCGGCCTGCGCCTGGCCGGCCTGCAGAACGCGTCCGTGCTCGGGCCACTGGCGCTCGCGATCGAGAACTCGGCCACCTTCGGCGAGGCCCTCGAGATCACCCGCCGGTTCCTGTTCGTGCACAGCCCCGCCCTCACGGTCTCGCAGATCCCCGACCCGTCGGGCCGGCCGGGCGTGACGGGCCTGCTCTACCGGGGTACGGACGCCGAGCCGCTCCCGCCGCAGGTCGCCGACGTGGGGCTGGGCCTGTTCCACCGGATCATCGTGCTGCTGCACGGCGGGCCGTACGGGCTGCGCTCGGTGCACCTGCCGCACGCGGCGCTGGCCCCGGTGGAGGCGTACACCCGCTTCTTCGGCGCCGAGGTGCGCTTCGGCCGGCCGGACGCGGTGCTGCGGGTGCCCGCCGGGCTGGCCAGCATGCCGGTGCGCGGCGGCAACCAGGTGCTGCGCGACATCGCCCTCGACTACATCACCAGCCATTTCCCGGCGCCCGGGCAGAGCGTGGCCGACCGGGTGCACCTGCTGCTCGCCCGGTCGCTGGGCTCCGCGCCGGTCGAGGTGGCGGCGATCGCCCGGATGCTGCGTACCCACCCGCGCACCCTGCAGCGGCGGCTGGCGGCCGAGGGCAGCACATTCGACGCGATCCTCGACGACGTGCGCCGGGCCGCCGCGTACCGGCTCGTGACCCAGACCGACCTGCCGTTCACCCAGGTCACGGCGATGGTCGGGCTGACCGAGCAGTCGGCGCTGAGCCGGGCGGTGCGCCGGTGGTACGGGGTCACGCCCCGGCAGCTGCGCTCCACGGCGGCCGTCCGGTCCCGGTGA
- a CDS encoding AGE family epimerase/isomerase, whose amino-acid sequence MSVWPTSPAHHRWLDQHSRDLLAFGRRTADPGGGARWLDDRGEPEPGRPTSALISCRMTHVYGIGALLGVPGAGRIAAQAMAGLTGRLRDAEHGGWHSSVAEDGTAEPGKSCYDHAFVLLAASTGVQAALPGADDLLAEASQVFLDRFWDDKAGMCVDTWDTAFSILDDYRGINANMHTVEAMLSVASVTGDRAWIDRAVRICRFVVAAASDHRWRIPEHYDATWTPQPDYNIDKPDHAFKPYGATIGHGLEWSRLLLHTASAPTVGDPSFFASAARNLFDRAVADGWAVDGNPGFVYTTDWTGRPVVRDRMHWVAAEGINAAAALHAYTREQAYADWYRTWWDYTEAYLIDHEHGSWFHQLDPANRPTATVWPGKADLYHAFQATLGARVPLWPMLATAVDEHLGQAGSGSA is encoded by the coding sequence ATGTCCGTCTGGCCGACCAGTCCCGCCCACCACCGCTGGCTCGACCAGCACAGCCGCGACCTGCTCGCCTTCGGGCGCCGCACCGCCGACCCCGGCGGCGGCGCCCGCTGGCTCGACGACCGCGGCGAACCCGAGCCGGGCCGGCCCACCTCGGCGCTGATCAGCTGCCGGATGACCCACGTGTACGGCATCGGCGCGCTGCTCGGCGTGCCCGGCGCCGGCCGGATCGCGGCCCAGGCGATGGCCGGGCTCACCGGCCGGCTGCGCGACGCCGAACACGGCGGCTGGCACTCCTCGGTCGCCGAGGACGGCACCGCGGAGCCGGGCAAGAGCTGCTACGACCACGCGTTCGTGCTGCTGGCCGCGTCCACCGGGGTGCAGGCCGCCCTGCCCGGCGCCGACGACCTGCTCGCGGAGGCGTCGCAGGTCTTCCTGGACCGTTTCTGGGACGACAAGGCCGGCATGTGCGTCGACACGTGGGACACCGCGTTCAGCATCCTCGACGACTACCGCGGCATCAACGCCAACATGCACACCGTCGAGGCGATGCTGTCCGTGGCGAGCGTGACCGGCGACCGCGCCTGGATCGACCGCGCCGTGCGCATCTGCCGCTTCGTCGTGGCCGCCGCCTCGGACCACCGGTGGCGCATCCCCGAGCACTACGACGCCACGTGGACGCCCCAGCCCGACTACAACATCGACAAACCGGACCACGCCTTCAAGCCGTACGGGGCGACGATCGGCCACGGCCTCGAGTGGTCCCGCCTGCTGCTGCACACCGCGTCCGCCCCGACCGTGGGCGACCCGTCCTTCTTCGCCTCCGCCGCCCGCAACCTCTTCGACCGGGCCGTCGCCGACGGCTGGGCGGTCGACGGGAACCCCGGCTTCGTCTACACGACCGACTGGACGGGCCGCCCCGTCGTCCGCGACCGCATGCACTGGGTGGCGGCCGAGGGCATCAACGCGGCGGCGGCGCTGCACGCGTACACCCGGGAACAGGCGTACGCGGACTGGTACCGCACGTGGTGGGACTACACGGAGGCGTACCTGATCGACCACGAGCACGGCTCCTGGTTCCACCAGCTGGACCCGGCGAACCGGCCGACGGCGACGGTCTGGCCCGGGAAGGCGGACCTGTACCACGCCTTCCAGGCGACGCTCGGAGCCCGGGTGCCGCTGTGGCCGATGCTGGCGACGGCCGTGGACGAGCACCTGGGGCAGGCCGGCAGCGGCAGTGCGTGA
- a CDS encoding SDR family NAD(P)-dependent oxidoreductase — protein MTPYRFTGRTAVVTGAASGIGEQLAHGLAGRGSDLVLIDRDALRLDAVAEAIREAHPGRTVESLVVDLADREAVIAAATGVRERHPRLGLLVNNAGVALGGRFDQVSVSEFEWVMAVNFTAPMLLTHHLLPALKAEPGSHLVNVSSLYGLIAPPGQSAYSSSKFALRGLSEVLRSELLESGVGVTTVHPGGVRTRIAESARAAAAASPDEVEREQRKFAALLTYPPEKAAADILEGVRRRRGRVLVAVSAKVPDLLARLLPGSHLRVLNRLTEAAARGGRTRARVTR, from the coding sequence CTGACCCCGTACCGTTTCACCGGCCGGACCGCGGTCGTGACCGGCGCCGCGAGCGGCATCGGCGAGCAGCTGGCGCACGGCCTCGCCGGGCGCGGCAGCGACCTGGTCCTGATCGACCGCGACGCGCTGCGCCTGGACGCCGTCGCCGAGGCGATCCGAGAGGCGCACCCCGGCCGGACCGTCGAGTCGCTCGTGGTCGACCTCGCCGACCGCGAGGCGGTGATCGCCGCCGCGACCGGCGTCCGGGAGCGGCACCCGCGGCTCGGCCTGCTGGTCAACAACGCCGGCGTCGCCCTCGGCGGGCGCTTCGACCAGGTCAGCGTGAGTGAGTTCGAGTGGGTCATGGCGGTCAACTTCACCGCGCCGATGCTGCTGACCCACCACCTGCTGCCCGCGCTGAAGGCCGAGCCGGGCTCGCACCTCGTCAACGTCTCCAGCCTCTACGGCCTGATCGCCCCGCCGGGACAGTCGGCGTACAGCTCCAGCAAGTTCGCGCTGCGCGGGCTCAGCGAGGTGCTGCGCAGCGAACTGCTCGAGTCGGGGGTGGGCGTGACGACGGTGCACCCCGGCGGGGTCCGTACCCGGATCGCCGAGAGCGCCCGCGCGGCCGCCGCCGCGTCCCCCGACGAGGTGGAGAGGGAGCAGCGCAAGTTCGCCGCGCTGCTGACGTACCCGCCGGAGAAGGCCGCGGCCGACATCCTGGAGGGCGTGCGGCGCCGCCGCGGCCGGGTCCTGGTCGCCGTCAGCGCGAAGGTCCCGGACCTGCTCGCCCGGCTGCTGCCCGGCTCGCACCTGCGCGTGCTCAACCGGCTCACCGAGGCGGCCGCGCGCGGCGGCAGGACCCGGGCGCGGGTGACCCGATGA
- a CDS encoding class I SAM-dependent methyltransferase, whose product MFSPQGPTLRELGVQALSSVERGYDLLAPKFDHTPFRTSDGIIEASVQVLSGLAPFGDGLDVCCGTGAGLTALGSLCRGRVTGVDFSAGMLARAHLAHPDATLVRGDVRALPFTGGFDLAVTFGALGHFLPAERPALLAGVRRALRPGGLFAFPIWAPPPVASVDHWAMAGFDLAMRVRNAVWRPPFVMYYRTTGFRALRADLTAAGFTVASRALTTLGQARDGTPRFWLVLARRP is encoded by the coding sequence GTGTTCTCGCCACAGGGCCCGACTCTGCGCGAGCTCGGCGTCCAGGCGCTGTCCTCCGTGGAGCGCGGCTACGACCTCCTGGCCCCGAAGTTCGACCACACGCCCTTCCGGACGTCCGACGGCATCATCGAGGCGAGCGTGCAGGTGCTGTCCGGGCTGGCCCCGTTCGGCGACGGGCTGGACGTCTGCTGCGGCACGGGCGCGGGCCTGACAGCGCTCGGCTCCCTGTGCCGCGGCCGGGTCACCGGCGTGGACTTCAGCGCCGGCATGCTCGCGCGGGCGCACCTGGCCCACCCGGATGCCACGCTGGTCCGGGGCGACGTCCGCGCGCTGCCGTTCACCGGCGGCTTCGACCTCGCGGTCACGTTCGGGGCGCTCGGGCACTTCCTGCCCGCGGAACGCCCGGCGCTGCTCGCGGGCGTACGCCGTGCGTTGCGGCCCGGCGGACTCTTCGCGTTCCCGATCTGGGCGCCGCCGCCGGTCGCCTCGGTCGACCACTGGGCGATGGCCGGGTTCGACCTGGCGATGCGGGTGCGCAACGCCGTGTGGCGCCCGCCGTTCGTCATGTACTACCGCACCACCGGGTTCCGCGCCCTCCGCGCCGACCTGACGGCGGCCGGCTTCACCGTGGCATCGCGCGCCCTGACCACCCTGGGGC
- a CDS encoding AurF N-oxygenase family protein, which translates to MVLSDRSQTATRLLRSSASHSYDPEVEIDWDAPLRPDAFFAPPHRSSLYGTPLWDGLSLEQRRTLTKHEVASIASLGVWFETILMQLLLREYYRQDPTAPHAQYALTEVADECRHSVMFGRMIEKLGCPVYRVGAFDNGLGKWIAATATGPRMYAAILIAEEILDALQREAAADESLQPLVRMVSRIHVIEEARHVRYAREELARQVRAAGRSRLAHDRIIIARAAYLTGRRLISPEVYRSVGIDPRVGARAARENPHFRETMRWAGEKVVAFLKDLDLIGGPGMALWRRSGLL; encoded by the coding sequence GTGGTCCTCTCCGACCGTTCCCAGACCGCGACCCGGCTTCTGCGCTCGTCGGCGTCGCACTCGTACGACCCCGAGGTGGAGATCGACTGGGACGCGCCGCTGCGGCCCGACGCCTTCTTCGCGCCCCCGCACCGCTCGTCGCTGTACGGCACCCCGCTGTGGGACGGCCTGAGCCTCGAGCAGCGCCGCACCCTGACGAAGCACGAGGTCGCGAGCATCGCCAGCCTCGGCGTCTGGTTCGAGACGATCCTCATGCAGCTGCTGCTCCGCGAGTACTACCGGCAGGACCCGACCGCCCCGCACGCCCAGTACGCGCTCACCGAGGTCGCCGACGAGTGCCGCCACTCGGTGATGTTCGGCCGCATGATCGAGAAGCTGGGCTGCCCGGTCTACCGGGTCGGCGCGTTCGACAACGGCCTCGGCAAATGGATCGCCGCGACCGCCACCGGCCCCCGCATGTACGCCGCCATCCTCATCGCCGAGGAGATCCTCGACGCCCTGCAGCGCGAGGCGGCCGCCGACGAGAGCCTGCAGCCGCTGGTGCGCATGGTGTCGCGCATCCACGTCATCGAGGAGGCCCGGCACGTGCGCTACGCCCGCGAGGAGCTCGCCCGCCAGGTCCGCGCGGCCGGGCGCAGCCGGCTCGCCCACGACCGGATCATCATCGCGCGGGCGGCGTACCTGACCGGGCGGCGGCTCATCTCGCCGGAGGTCTACCGGTCGGTGGGCATCGACCCGCGCGTGGGCGCGCGGGCGGCACGGGAGAATCCGCACTTCCGGGAGACGATGCGCTGGGCGGGGGAGAAGGTCGTCGCGTTCCTGAAGGACCTGGACCTGATCGGCGGCCCCGGCATGGCCCTGTGGCGCCGCTCCGGCCTGCTCTGA
- a CDS encoding DUF6642 family protein, whose amino-acid sequence MVAKPGGVFCVEGQWEDDLTERGSVLPTLELLERLGSIRFIHRDTATIEELHYYLDTWLSRKYQDFKVGFFALHGQPSQLCLTAKTTVELDEIAAWMSGRCAGRTLYFGSCSVLRASDRVLKEFLHETKAAMLCGFTKAIDWVESAAFETVVLNALVNGGRIDSVERLVRSGRWAALAEHLGFRVVYANGRTG is encoded by the coding sequence ATGGTGGCCAAGCCCGGGGGAGTGTTCTGCGTCGAGGGGCAGTGGGAGGACGACCTCACCGAGCGGGGTTCCGTCCTGCCCACCCTCGAGCTGCTCGAACGCCTCGGCAGCATCCGCTTCATCCACCGCGACACCGCCACCATCGAGGAACTGCACTACTACCTCGACACCTGGCTGTCCCGCAAGTACCAGGACTTCAAGGTCGGGTTCTTCGCGCTGCACGGCCAGCCGTCCCAGCTCTGCCTCACCGCCAAGACCACGGTCGAGCTGGACGAGATCGCCGCCTGGATGTCCGGGCGCTGCGCCGGCCGCACCCTGTACTTCGGCAGCTGCTCCGTGCTGCGCGCCTCCGACCGGGTGCTCAAGGAATTCCTGCACGAGACCAAGGCCGCGATGCTGTGCGGCTTCACCAAGGCCATCGACTGGGTGGAGTCGGCGGCCTTCGAGACGGTGGTGCTGAACGCGCTGGTCAACGGCGGGCGCATCGACAGCGTGGAACGGCTCGTCCGCTCCGGCCGGTGGGCCGCCCTCGCCGAGCACCTCGGTTTCCGGGTCGTCTACGCCAACGGCCGTACCGGCTGA